ATGGGCATGATCCAGGTCGGCGCCGGCTTCATCGCCGCCTGGACCGCCGCCGACTACCTGTCCGAGTGGCTCCGCCTCGGTTTGCTGCCCTTCGGCCGCTGACGGTTGCCAGCGGCGCCGAGGCGCTGACGCCCGCGGCGGCGCCCGCGGGCAGGTGCCGCGGGGGAAGGCGCCCCCCCCACGGAATCCGCTCGCCGCATGGGCAGGAGGAGATCGAGGACCACCGGATGATCAAGGAGCTACTGCGGGAGATACTGCGAAGGGCCCTCGACGAGGCGGTCACGGCGGGCGAGCTGAGGCCGGTGGGCGCGCCCGAGATCGAGCTCCTGGATCCTCCCGATCCTCGCTTCGGCGATTTCTCGACGAATCTGGCCATGGTTGCCGCCAAGGCGCAAGCGCGCGCGCCGCGGGAGGTCGCGCAGGCGTTGGTCGCGCGGCTGGAGGATGACCTCATCGAGCGGGCCGAGATCGCGGGCCCCGGCTTCATCAACTTCTATCTCAAGCCGACGTGGCTGGATGACGTCGTGTGCGCCATCCACGCGCAGGGCGAGCGCTACGGTGGGCGTGATGACGGCGGCGGCGAGCGCATCCTGCTTGAATTCGTCAGCGCCAACCCGACCGGGCCCTTGAATGTGGTCAATGGGCGCGCGGCGGCCATCGGCGACACGCTGGCGCGCCTGCTGGAGTTGCGCGGCTATCGGGTCTCCCGCGAATACTACATCAACGATGCCGCCAGCAGCACCCAGGTGCAGAAGCTTGCGCTGTCACTCGACGCACGCTACTGCCAGGCCCTGGGGCAGGATAAGCCGGTCCCCGAGGACGGCTACAAAGGCGAGTACCTGGCGCAGATGGCGCGCGAGCTGATCGCCGTCGCCGGCGACCGCTACCTGAGCCTGCCCGAGGCCGAACGCTTGGCGGCCTGCACCGCGTTTGCGGAGCGCGGCTTCGTTGAGAACCACCGCCATGTGCTGGAGACTTTCGGCGTGGCTTTCGACAACTGGTTCCGCGAGAGCTCCTTGTTTGACAGCGGCGAGGTGGAACAGGTCATCGCCCGCCTCAAGGAACTCGGCCACACCTACGAAGCGGACGGAGCGGTGTGGCTGCGTGCGACGGCTTTCGGCGATGATAAGGACCGGGTCCTCGTGCGCAGCAACGGCAAGCCCATGTATGTCGCCTCCGACGCGGCCTATCACAGAAACAAGTTTGACCGCGGCTTCTCGCGGCTGATAGACATCGTTGGTCCCGACCATCATGGGTGGGTCGCGCGTACGCGGGCGGCCGTCGCGGCGATCGGCTGCGCGGTGGACCGACTGGAGATTATCATCACCGGGACGCTGCGCCTGTTCAGGGGCGGCGACTTGGCTCACATGTCCAAGCGCGCCGGCGACATCATCACCTTGGAGGAGGTGCTGGAGCAGGTCGGCGCCGACGCCGCGCGCTACTTCTTCCTCATGCGCTCCACCGACAGCCCGCTCGATTTCGACCTCGACCTGGCGGTGCGCCAGTCGCCCGAGAATCCGGTTTACTATGTGCAGTACGGCCACGCGCGTATCTGCAGCATTCTGCGCAACGCCGAGGAGAAGGGAGTCGCTCTCCCCGACCCGCGCGCGGCAGATTTGACCCTGCTGCGCGAACCCGATGAGCTGGCGCTCATGCGCAAGCTGGCCGCCTTCCCGGAAGAGGTGGAAATGGCAGCTAGACTCTACGAGCCGCACCGCATGACGCGCTACGCATCCGAGGTGGCGACGGCCTTTCACGTCTTCTACACCAATTGCCGCGTTCTCGGCGACGATCCGAAGCTGACCGCCGCGCGGCTGACGCTGGTGGGGGCGGCGCTTATCGTCCTGCGAAACGTCCTGCGCCTGCTGGGCGTCAGCGCCCCGGAGCGGATGTAGGGGCAAGGCATGCCTTGCCCCTACGTGTGGCACAGCCGCCCTCGGCTGTGACCGCGCCCTACGCAGGGTAGGGGCGCACGGCGTGCGCCCATTCCGTCCAGGAGGGGTATCATGGCCAAGCTATGGCAGATCGCTGCGGGTGAACGTACCCGCTACTACGGCGATTGGTTCCTCGAGCACGACGTGATGTTCATGGGGCCGGGACGGCACGGCTGTTATGCGGAGAACGAGGCCAAGTACGGCCAACTGAGGAATGGGTTGCGCCGCTTCGTCGACGTCAAGAAAGTGCAGCCTGGCGACGTTGTCCTCTTGCGCTGCGGCCAGAGGGCCAAGGCCATCGGACTGGTATTCGGGGACTATGCGTGGCGTGAGACTTTCGACGACGTGCACGGGTGGGACCTGCAGCACACTCGAAGAGTGATCTGGCAGGAAGACCTGAAGGATGAGCTGAATCGGGTCCAGCCCGAGGAAGGCTTCTTCCGTTCGAAGCAGGCCGCGACGTTCTCCGCGGTGAACGATCCGAAGGTCATCGAGCAGATAGAGCCGCTTGGCGGGCGCTGTCAACCGAGGGAACTGAAGCGGCTGCCCGAGGTTCCCC
The sequence above is drawn from the Armatimonadota bacterium genome and encodes:
- the argS gene encoding arginine--tRNA ligase gives rise to the protein MIKELLREILRRALDEAVTAGELRPVGAPEIELLDPPDPRFGDFSTNLAMVAAKAQARAPREVAQALVARLEDDLIERAEIAGPGFINFYLKPTWLDDVVCAIHAQGERYGGRDDGGGERILLEFVSANPTGPLNVVNGRAAAIGDTLARLLELRGYRVSREYYINDAASSTQVQKLALSLDARYCQALGQDKPVPEDGYKGEYLAQMARELIAVAGDRYLSLPEAERLAACTAFAERGFVENHRHVLETFGVAFDNWFRESSLFDSGEVEQVIARLKELGHTYEADGAVWLRATAFGDDKDRVLVRSNGKPMYVASDAAYHRNKFDRGFSRLIDIVGPDHHGWVARTRAAVAAIGCAVDRLEIIITGTLRLFRGGDLAHMSKRAGDIITLEEVLEQVGADAARYFFLMRSTDSPLDFDLDLAVRQSPENPVYYVQYGHARICSILRNAEEKGVALPDPRAADLTLLREPDELALMRKLAAFPEEVEMAARLYEPHRMTRYASEVATAFHVFYTNCRVLGDDPKLTAARLTLVGAALIVLRNVLRLLGVSAPERM